A section of the Centropristis striata isolate RG_2023a ecotype Rhode Island chromosome 7, C.striata_1.0, whole genome shotgun sequence genome encodes:
- the nipbla gene encoding nipped-B-like protein A isoform X3: MNGDMPHVPITTLAGIASLTDLLNQLPLPSPLPATTTKSLLYNGRIAEEVTCLLGCRDENLASQLAHGLNQVSTEHIELKDNLGSDEPEGDAPLLLQTMLARNPGIFREKNVMQQPMVPPYKITQNSMHSPAQPANFQPAAMSPNPPSRFVAPQTGSSSRYMSQNSPVPSPYTPQSPAPGYIQPYPHQQPPSYNQHQQIQQGEMSVASPMVPGGIRNIHDGKVSGQMANAANHHSDRHGTEDYLNIVHRLSNEEGDSTMRNPSFPLRSPQSGCSPAGSEGTPKPGSRPPLILQSPPPYAPSSRDGGPDQKQQLQQRKKAQAVKEEKDMYDIVSSPSKDSTKLTLKLSRVKSNESDTQGDVLPGIDDNSDNMEAELAFQQVPVLQQNLAARLQQQQAGGASGLQPPSSPYDEAELDALAEIERIERETASEKCSKEVQDKDKPLKKRKQDSFPLEPGAGGPGGPTGAPGSGSTGGGNAGKLTPQEATAAGNGASRPPLMIKRDKDSSGLNESPMWGQPKVKLERLGLVKDFEKRPKPVVVLKKLSVDQIQRIIRHSKSGKNRISSGKSGKSGMDPAVLKELPPELLAEIESTMPLCERVKMNKRKRSTVNEKPKYAEVSSDDDFDPNGESARKRQRRDKDRTWDVEERERRGSGEHRRSAQRDSRRGSGSRYRDSSDEHSPPPSMSEVARKMKMKEKQKKRKAYEPKLTQEELMDSSTFKRFLSSIDNILENLEDVDFTAMATDDDEIPQEFLLGKHQLSELGSESAKIKAMGISSRIPSDKLVKLLNILEKNIQDGSKLSTMMSHDQDAEDEEKLWRDLIMERVTKSADACLTALNIMTSTHMPKAVYIEDVIERVLQYTKFHLQNTLYPQYDPVYRVDPHGGGLLSSKAKRAKCSTHKQRVIIMLYNKVCDIVSNISELLEIQLLTDTTILQVSSMGITPFFVENVSELQLCAIKLVTAVFSRYEKHRQLILEEIFTSLARLPTSKRSLRNFRLNSSDQDGEPLYIQMVTALVLQLIQCVVHLPNDKDCFDEYDSKVDQDVLITNSYETAMRTAQNFLSVFLKKCGSKQGEEDYRPLFENFVQDLLSTVNKPEWPAAELLLSLLGRLLVHQFSNKQTEMALRVASLDYLGTVAARLRKDAVTSKMDQRSIDRILQESQGNDETQQLQKALLDYLEENAETDASLVFARKFYVAQWFRDTTTEAEKSMRNQNPKDEDSSDGPQHAKEIETTGEIMQRAEKRKKFLRNIIKTTPAHFATLKMNSDTVDYEDSCLIVRYLASMRPFAQSFDIYLTQILRVLGESAIAVRTKAMKCLSEVVAVDPSILARSDMQRGVHGRLMDNSTSVREAAVELLGKFVLSRPQLTEQYYDMLIERILDTGISVRKRVIKILRDICLEQPTFSKITEMCVRMIRRVNDEEGIKKLVNETFQKLWFTPTPAHDKETMTRKILNITDVVAACRDTGYDWFEQLLQNLLKSEEDASYKPAKKACVQLVDNLVEHILKYEESLAENKGVNSTRLVACITTLYLFSKIRAQLMVKHAMTMQPYLTTKCNTANDFMVICNVAKILELVVPLMEHPSETFLATIEEDLMKLIIKYGMTVVQHCVSCLGAVVNKVTHNYKFVWACFNRFYGALNKLKIQHHEDPNSTTLVANKPFLLRSLFTVGALARHFDFDLEEFKGNNKVVIKEKVLELLLYFTKHEDEEVKTKAIIGLGFLVIMHPSQMFMPEVKTLYNGILADSASSINLKIQILKNLQTYLQEEDTRMQEADREWKKLSKQEDLKEMGDISSGMSSSIMQLYLKQVLEAFFHTQSSVRHFALNVIALTLNQGLIHPVQCVPYLIAMGTDPEPSMRNKSDQQLVEIDKKYTGFIHMKAVAGMKMSYNLQQAIESSRRTIIRGFRQDETHSALCSHLFTMIRGNRQHRRAFLISLLNLFDDSSKTEVNMLLFVADNLACFPYQSQEEPLFIMHHIDITLSVSGSNLLQTFKELLLKEPRRKEKKPKVWKNTSDGEDEGEKMNCDSPRSDEERSSGDDDVVRRPKKARKPVADSESSESDLDDLDLEDVDKVMRLLPDNPSGLLDFANAVQGILLLLVLKQHLKNQYGFSDGKIQKYSPTESAKVYDKAVNRKSTIHFHPRQTIDFISNNMAHASLTNDVKRRIVRQYLDFKVLMEHLDPDEEDEEGEASASANIRNKAINALLGGSGAFSGPSPRNQAGPETDDDYSDGDERTPGSSRRSRRAGDSSDPGRMSETVDAMDVIALCCPKYKDRPQIARVIQKSSNGYNIHWMAGSYSGPWAEAKKRDGRKLVPWVDTIKETDIIYKKIALTSNHKLSNKVVQTLRSLYAAREGGAS; the protein is encoded by the exons ATGAATGGGGATATGCCTCATGTTCCCATCACCACTCTTGCTGGGATCGCTAGCCTCACAGACT TGTTGAACCAGCtgcccctcccctctcctctccctgccACCACCACTAAGAGCCTCCTATACAATGGGAGGATCGCAGAGGAAGTTACCTGCCTACTGGGCTGTCGGGATGAGAATCTGGCCTCCCAGCTAGCCCATGGCCTCAACCAGGTCTCCACAGAGCAcat agagctgaaggACAACCTTGGTAGCGATGAGCCAGAGGGAGATGCACCACTGCTGCTGCAGACCATGCTGGCCAGGAACCCTGGCATCTTCAGGGAGAAAA ACGTTATGCAGCAGCCAATGGTACCGCCGTATAAGATCACCCAAAATTCCATGCATAGCCCCGCGCAGCCTGCAAACTTCCAGCCGGCTGCAATGTCTCCCAATCCACCAAG CCGGTTTGTGGCGCCCCAGACTGGTTCCAGTAGTCGGTACATGAGTCAGAACAGTCCAGTACCCAGCCCCTACACTCCTCAGAGCCCTGCCCCCGGTTACATACAGCCGTACCCCCACCAACAGCCACCCAGCTATAACCAACATCAACAGATACAACAAGGTGAGA TGTCTGTGGCCAGTCCCATGGTTCCAGGTGGCATCCGAAATATCCATGACGGCAAAGTGTCAGGGCAGATGGCCAATGCTGCAAACCACCACTCAGACAGACATGGCACTGAGGACTACCTGAACATTGTACACCGACTGAGCAACGAG GAGGGTGACTCCACCATGAGGAATCCTTCTTTCCCTCTGAGGTCTCCACAGTCTGGCTGCTCCCCAGCAGGGAGTGAAGGAACGCCCAAAC CGGGTTCTCGTCCCCCGCTGATTCTGCAGTCGCCACCTCCCTATGCGCCCTCATCAAGGGACGGGGGACCGGACCAGAAACAGCAGCTCCAGCAAAGGAAGAAAGCCCAGGCtgtgaaagaggagaaagaCATGTACGATATTGTAAGCTCTCCAAGCAAGGACTCGACAAAACTCACCCTCAAGCTGTCCAGGGTCAAGTCAAATGAGTCTGATACCCAAG GGGATGTCCTTCCGGGTATCGATGACAACTCTGACAATATGGAAGCAGAACTGGCCTTTCAGCAGGTGCCTGTTCTCCAGCAAAATCTAGCAGCTCGGTTGCAGCAACAGCAAGCTGGTGGTGCCAGTGGTCTTCAGCCTCCCAGTTCCCCTTACGACGAGGCAGAGCTTGATGCTCTCGCTGAAATTGAAAGGATAGAACGAGAGACGGCGAGTGAGAAATGCTCCAAGGAGGTGCAAGATAAAG ACAAGCCACTGAAGAAGAGAAAACAGGACTCCTTTCCCTTGGAGCCAGGTGCAGGGGGACCAGGTGGCCCCACAGGTGCCCCAGGAAGTGGATCAACAGGAGGGGGCAATGCTGGCAAACTGACCCCGCAAGAGGCCACCGCAGCTGGGAATGGTGCCAGCCGCCCTCCCCTCATG atCAAACGTGATAAGGATAGCAGTGGGTTAAATGAAAGTCCGATGTGGGGACAGCCCAAGGTTAAACTGGAGAGGCTTGGTTTGGTGAAGGACTTTGAGAAGAGACCCAAGCCTGTGGTGGTTCTGAAAAAGCTTTCTGTTGACCAGATCCAGAGGATTATCCGGCACAGCAAGTCTGGAAAGAACAGGATCTCCTCAGGAAAGTCTGGCAAAA GTGGTATGGACCCGGCAGTTCTGAAGGAGCTGCCCCCAGAGCTGCTGGCAGAGATTGAGTCGACCATGCCCCTGTGTGAACGGGTAAAGATGAACAAGAGAAAACGAAGCACTGTTAATGAGAAGCCCAAATATGCTGAGGTCAGCTCGGATGATGACTTTGACCCAAATGGAGAGT CTGCAAGAAAGAGGCAGCGCCGAGACAAAGACAGGACCTGGGATGTGGAAGAAAGGGAGCGACGGGGTTCAGGGGAACATCGGAGAAGCGCGCAGCGAGACAGCCGACGAGGCTCAGGGAGCCGCTACCGAGACTCCTCTGACGAACATTCACCGCCACCCAGCATGAGTGAAG TTGCCAGAAAAATGAAGATGAAGGAGAAGCAGAAGAAACGGAAAGCATATGAACCCAAATTGACACAAGAAGAGTTAATGGACTCGTCCACATTTAAGAGGTTCCTCTCGAGCATTGACAACATCTTGGAGAATCTGGAGGATGTGGATTTCACTGCCATGG CTACAGATGACGATGAGATACCTCAAGAATTTCTGCTTGGCAAACACCAGTTGAGTGAGCTGGGCAGCGAGTCTGCCAAGATTAAGGCCATGGGCATCTCCAGCAGG ATCCCATCAGACAAGCTGGTGAAATTGCTGAACATACTGGAAAAGAATATCCAGGACGGGTCCAAGCTTTCCACCATGATGAGCCAT GACCAAGATGCTGAAGATGAGGAGAAACTTTGGAGAGATCTGATCATGGAGAGAGTCACAAAGTCAGCAGATGCCTGTCTGACAGCTCTCAACATCATGACCTCAACGCATATGCCGAAAGCTGTCTACATAGAAGACGTCATAGAGCGGGTGCTACAATACACCAAGTTTCATCTTCAGAACACACTGTATCCACAATACGACCCAGTCTACAGGGTGGACCCTCACGGAG GTGGCCTGTTGAGCTCCAAGGCAAAGCGTGCAAAATGCTCAACACACAAGCAACGTGTGATCATCATGTTGTACAATAAAGTGTGCGATATCGTCAGCAACATCTCTGAGCTCCTGGAGATCCAGCTTCTTACTGACACCACCATCCTCCAG gtTTCTTCAATGGGAATCACTCCGTTCTTTGTGGAGAATGTCAGTGAGCTGCAGCTGTGTGCCATTAAACTAGTAACAGCA gtTTTCTCACGTTACGAGAAGCATCGGCAGCTGATCTTAGAGGAGATCTTCACCTCTTTGGCCAGACTGCCTACCAGCAAACGCTCCCTCAGGAATTTCAG GCTGAACAGCTCAGACCAGGATGGAGAGCCGTTGTACATCCAAATGGTGACCGCTCTGgtgctgcagctgatccagtgTGTGGTCCACCTCCCCAACGACAAGGACTGTTTCGATGAATACGACAGCAAG GTGGATCAAGACGTGTTGATAACCAACTCGTATGAGACGGCAATGCGAACAGCACAAAACTTCCTCTCAGTTTTCCTCAAAAA GTGTGGCAGTAAGCAGGGAGAAGAAGATTACCGGCCATTGTTTGAGAACTTTGTCCAGGACCTGCTCTCAAcagtaaacaaaccagagtgGCCTGCTGCAGAGTTGCTGCTCAGTCTGCTTGGCAGACTACTG GTACACCAGTTCAGTAATAAGCAGACGGAGATGGCTCTGAGAGTAGCATCCCTGGACTACCTGGGCACAGTGGCTGCCCGTCTGAGGAAGGACGCAGTCACCAGCAAGATGGACCAGAGATCGATTGATCGAATCCTACAAGAG TCACAAGGTAACGATGAGACCCAGCAGCTGCAGAAAGCTCTACTGGACTACTTGGAAGAGAACGCTGAGACAGACGCCTCACTGGTG TTTGCTAGAAAGTTCTATGTTGCCCAGTGGTTCCGGGACACCACGACAGAGGCTGAGAAGTCCATGCGGAACCAGAACCCAAAGGATGAGGACTCATCGGATGGACCACAACATGCCAAGGAGATTGAGACCACCGGTGAAATTATGCAGCGAGCTGAGAAGCGCAAGAAGTTCTTGCGCAATATCATCAAGACCACGCCGGCTCATTTCGCCACACTGAA AATGAACTCTGACACTGTGGACTATGAGGACTCCTGTCTGATTGTGCGTTATTTGGCCTCCATGAGGCCGTTCGCCCAGAgctttgatatttatttaacacAG atCTTGAGAGTCCTTGGAGAAAGTGCCATCGCTGTAAGGACTAAAGCCATGAAATGTCTTTCTGAGGTTGTGGCTGTGGACCCCAGCATACTGGCAAGG TCCGACATGCAGCGTGGCGTCCATGGTCGTTTGATGGACAACTCTACCAGTGTGAGAGAGGCAGCTGTAGAGCTGCTGGGCAAATTTGTGCTCAGCAGACCTCAACTCACTGAGCAGTACTATGACATGCTCATAGAGAGGATACTG GACACTGGTATCAGCGTAAGAAAACGGGTGATCAAGATCCTCAGAGACATCTGTCTGGAGCAGCCGACCTTCAGTAAGATTACTGAGATGTGTGTGAGGATGATCCGCAGGGTCAATGACGAGGAAGGTATCAAG AAATTGGTGAACGAGACATTCCAGAAGTTGTGGTTTACTCCGACTCCAGCCCACGACAAAGAGACCATGACCAGAAAGATCCTCAACATCACTGATGTG GTTGCGGCGTGTCGAGACACCGGCTATGACTGGTTTGAGCAGCTTCTTCAGAAT CTTCTGAAGTCTGAAGAGGATGCATCGTATAAGCCAGCCAAAAAGGCCTGCGTTCAGCTAGTTGACAATCTAGTAGAGCACATCCTCAAATATGAGGAGTCTCTTGCAG AGAACAAAGGTGTGAACTCAACACGGCTAGTGGCGTGTATCACCACCTTGTACCTATTCAGCAAGATCAGGGCCCAGCTCATGGTCAAACATGCCATGACCATGCAACCCTACCTGACCACAAAGTGTAAC ACTGCCAATGACTTCATGGTCATCTGTAACGTGGCAAAGATCTTGGAACTTGTGGTCCCTCTGATGGAGCACCCCAGTGAAACTTTCCTCGCCACCATCGAAGAAGACCTCATGAAGCTCATCATCAAATACGGCATGACG GTGGTCCAGCACTGTGTGAGCTGTCTTGGAGCTGTTGTCAACAAAGTCACGCACAACTATAAGTTTGTCTGGGCTTGCTTCAACAGATTCTATG GTGCACTTAACAAGCTGAAAATTCAGCATCATGAAGATCCCAACAGCACGACGTTGGTAGCAAACAAGCCTTTCCTGTTGCGATCGCTCTTCACTGTGGGTGCCCTGGCCCGGCACTTTGACTTTGATCTGGAGGAGTTCAAGGGCAACAACAAG GTTGTTATCAAGGAGAAAGTTCTCGAGCTGCTGCTATACTTCACCAAACATGAGGACGAGGAGGTCAAGACCAAAGCCATCATCGGCTTAG GTTTCCTTGTGATCATGCATCCCAGCCAGATGTTCATGCCTGAGGTGAAGACTTTGTACAACGGCATCCTGGCTGACAGTGCCTCCTCCATCAACCTCAAAATCCAGATCCTCAAAAACCTCCAGACGTACCTTCAGGAGGAGGACACGCGGATGCAGGAAGCTGACAGAGAAT GGAAAAAACTGTCCAAACAGGAGGATCTGAAGGAGATGGGAGACATCTCGTCAGGGATGAGCAGCTCTATCATGCAGCTTTATCTAAAACAGGTGTTGGAGGCGTTCTTCCACACTCAGTCCAGTGTACGGCACTTTGCTCTCAACGTCATAGCTCTCACACTCAACCAGGGTCTCATCCATCCTGTACAG TGTGTACCCTACCTCATTGCAATGGGAACAGACCCAGAGCCCAGCATGAGGAACAAATCTGACCAGCAGCTGGTGGAGATCGACAAGAAGTACACAGGATTCATCCAT ATGAAGGCAGTAGCTGGGATGAAGATGTCATACAACTTGCAGCAGGCCATCGAGTCTTCTCGTAGGACCATCATCAGAGGTTTCAGACAGGACGAGACGCACTCGGCGCTCTGCTCCCACCTCTTCACTATGATCCGGGGGAACCGGCAGCACCGGAGGGCTTTTCTCATCTCACTGCTGAACCTCTTTGATGACAGTTCA AAGACGGAAGTAAACATGCTGTTGTTTGTAGCAGACAACCTCGCCTGTTTCCCATACCAGAGCCAGGAGGAGCCTCTCTTCATTATGCACCACATAGACATCACCCTGTCTGTTTCTGGAAGCAACTTGTTGCAAACCTTCAAAGAG CTTCTCCTAAAGGAGCCGAGGCGTAAGGAGAAGAAGCCAAAGGTGTGGAAGAACACGTCAGATGGGGAGGATGAAGGGGAAAAGATGAACTGCGATTCTCCCAGGAGCGACGAGGAACGAAGCAGTGGTGATGACGATGTGGTACGGCGGCCTAAAAAGGCCAGAAAACCTGTTGCAGACTCGGAAAGCTCAGAATCTGATCTGGACGATTTGGATTTGGAGGATGTGGATAAAGTAATGAGGCTCCTCCCAGATAATCCATCAGGTCTCTTGGACTTTGCTAATGCTGTTCAGGGCATCCTGTTGCTGCTGGTGCTCAAACAGCATCTGAAGAACCAATATGGATTCTCTGACGG TAAAATCCAGAAGTACTCACCGACAGAGTCAGCCAAGGTGTACGATAAGGCAGTGAACAGAAAAAGCACCATTCACTTCCACCCACGACAAACCATCGACTTCATCTCCAACAACATGGCTCACGCCTCACTGACAAACGATGTCAAGAGGCGGATTGTCAGACAATACCTAGAT TTCAAGGTTCTGATGGAACATCTGGACCCAGacgaggaagatgaggagggaGAAGCGTCTGCCAGCGCTAACATCAGAAACAAAGCCATAAACGCCCTACTGGGAGGCTCTGGTGCCTTCTCAGGACCCAGTCCGCGAAATCAGGCAGGACCAGAGACGGATGACGATTACAGTGATGGCGACGAAAGGACCCCAGGG TCCTCTCGAAGGTCAAGGCGAGCGGGTGACTCATCGGACCCCGGCCGAATGAGTGAGACAGTGGATGCCATGGATGTGATTGCCCTTTGCTGCCCCAAATACAAGGACCGGCCGCAAATAGCTCGAGTCATCCAGAAGTCCTCCAATGGATATAACATCCACTGGATGGCTGGCTCCTACTCGGGGCCCTGGGCAGAGGCCAAGAAACGCGATGGCCGCAAACTTGTGCCTTGGGTGGACACTATTAAGGAGACGGACATCATTTACAAGAAGATTGCCTTGACCAGCAaccacaaactgagcaacaaagtAGTACAGACTTTACGCTCACTGTATGCAGCGCGGGAAGGAGGGGCTAGCTAA